One part of the Pecten maximus chromosome 1, xPecMax1.1, whole genome shotgun sequence genome encodes these proteins:
- the LOC117339585 gene encoding ubiquitin-conjugating enzyme E2 4-like, which produces MQTDPPEGITAEPVDDDLYHWEATILGPADTVYAGGKFKLDIKFPVDYPFKPLKIQFKTKIYHINISLNGNICVDILQDKWSSVITAAKVLLSVSSLLSDPNPNHPLMPDLAQLYVTNRQQYDSNARQWTKDYAM; this is translated from the exons ATGCAGACTGACCCTCCTGAAGGCATCACAGCTGAACCTGTTGACGACGACC tTTACCACTGGGAGGCTACTATCTTGGGCCCA GCAGATACTGTGTATGCGGGGGGTAAATTTAAACTGGACATTAAATTTCCAGTTGACTACCCATTCAAGCCACTAAAG ATTCAATTCAAGACAAAGATTTACCACATCAATATCAGTCTGAACGGTAACATATGTGTGGACATTCTTCAGGATAAGTGGTCATCTGTCATCACGGCAGCAaagg TGTTGCTGTCTGTGAGTTCACTTCTGTCAGATCCAAACCCTAACCATCCACTGATGCCAGACCTTGCTCAGCTCTACGTAACAAATCGTCAACAATACGATTCCAACGCTCGACAGTGGACAAAAGACTATGCTATGTGA